A genomic window from Chitinophaga pollutisoli includes:
- a CDS encoding HAD family hydrolase: MKQAIAFFDFDGTITRNDTLFEIIRFQKGAVALYAGMAVLSPLLVMFKLKMISNQRMKEIVLRFFFKNTPLAEFQDRCDAFCRDRLPSLLRPRAVNAIAWHQSEGHTVYIVTASAENWVRPWAETLGVPVLGSRLRVENGRVTGLLEGKNCNGDEKVCRIREAVKLTPYQAIYAYGDSSGDKEMLDLAQHKGFREFE; this comes from the coding sequence GTGAAGCAAGCGATCGCCTTTTTCGATTTCGATGGTACCATTACCCGTAACGACACCCTTTTTGAGATCATCCGGTTTCAGAAGGGAGCCGTGGCGCTGTATGCGGGAATGGCGGTGCTGTCGCCCCTGCTGGTCATGTTCAAACTGAAGATGATCAGCAACCAGCGGATGAAGGAGATTGTTTTGCGGTTTTTCTTTAAAAACACGCCTTTGGCGGAATTCCAGGATAGATGTGACGCCTTCTGCCGGGATCGCCTACCCTCCCTGTTGCGCCCCCGCGCCGTGAATGCCATCGCCTGGCACCAGTCGGAAGGGCATACCGTATATATTGTCACTGCATCCGCAGAAAACTGGGTGCGCCCCTGGGCGGAAACCCTCGGCGTGCCGGTGCTGGGATCGCGCCTGCGGGTCGAAAACGGGCGGGTTACCGGGTTGCTGGAAGGCAAAAACTGCAACGGCGACGAAAAGGTCTGCCGGATCCGGGAGGCCGTGAAACTGACGCCCTACCAGGCGATTTACGCTTATGGCGACAGCAGCGGCGACAAGGAAATGCTGGACCTCGCCCAGCACAAGGGATTCCGGGAATTTGAATAA
- a CDS encoding LytTR family DNA-binding domain-containing protein, giving the protein MNVLILEDEPLVAAHLIQLVRALEPEWEITGPVASLREALWKLDPMPDLILADIQLSDGISLDLFPHLQPAIPVIFTTAYDQYAIRAFKVNSIDYLLKPVDREELAAAFRKYASLREKYASPQYIRELLRFVHNQQQASRYKSSFTVQSGKNVFVFPLSEIVGFSKSEVIRLHHADGRNWVADFRSLDEIEELLDPQHCYRANRQFIAHRAFLAGFKTDESSRLTLHFKAGKAPEVTVSKDKAAAFRTWFG; this is encoded by the coding sequence ATGAATGTATTGATTTTGGAAGACGAGCCCCTCGTAGCCGCGCACCTCATCCAGCTGGTCCGCGCACTTGAACCGGAATGGGAGATCACCGGCCCGGTGGCCAGCCTCCGCGAAGCGCTGTGGAAGCTCGACCCCATGCCCGACCTCATATTGGCCGACATTCAGTTGTCCGACGGCATCAGCCTCGACCTATTCCCGCACCTGCAACCCGCCATCCCCGTTATTTTCACGACGGCCTACGACCAGTACGCGATCCGGGCTTTCAAAGTCAACAGCATCGATTATCTCCTCAAACCCGTTGACCGGGAAGAGCTGGCTGCCGCATTCCGCAAATACGCGTCTTTGCGGGAGAAGTACGCCAGTCCGCAATACATCCGGGAACTGTTGCGGTTCGTGCATAACCAGCAACAAGCTTCGCGGTATAAAAGCAGTTTTACCGTGCAATCCGGTAAAAACGTGTTTGTATTCCCGTTATCGGAGATCGTGGGGTTTTCCAAAAGTGAGGTGATCCGGCTGCACCATGCCGACGGGCGCAACTGGGTGGCGGATTTCCGTTCGCTCGATGAGATAGAAGAACTGCTCGACCCGCAGCATTGCTATCGCGCCAACCGGCAGTTCATTGCCCATCGCGCGTTCCTCGCGGGTTTCAAAACAGATGAAAGCTCCCGCCTTACGCTGCATTTCAAAGCCGGCAAGGCGCCGGAAGTGACGGTGAGCAAAGACAAAGCCGCCGCTTTCCGCACCTGGTTCGGGTAA
- a CDS encoding histidine kinase — protein sequence MSKFLKKHAVRIAITLLIMIAAFFIGLMMSPSFSVIVAAISVPVVQMLWFMLARIHRLLDRLLPFEKSEAGRMILQLLVGFIAGGIVTSIGMLVFLLHLPFSNLVGIPLMYSPYLSIIINIALIGQHYFQAWKNNAVKEERIKRENLQMQLQHLKNQIDPHFLFNAFTSLDSLTQTNPTLASEFIRHLSKIYRHALENKDNGVTPLSVELDMLRHYTALQKIRFGDALAIDIDINPSQEDKGVAALSLQMLIDNAIKHNEIHPEHPLYIRVYEEDGYIVVSNNKQIRRQLAPSNKQGLLQLKQMYKLLGEKEVIVKDGDTQFTVSMPML from the coding sequence ATGTCCAAATTTCTAAAAAAGCACGCCGTTCGTATTGCCATCACCCTCCTCATCATGATCGCCGCATTCTTTATCGGTTTGATGATGTCGCCCAGCTTCAGCGTGATTGTCGCCGCCATTTCCGTACCCGTCGTGCAAATGCTCTGGTTCATGCTTGCCCGCATACACCGGCTGCTCGACCGCCTGCTGCCTTTCGAAAAAAGCGAAGCGGGAAGGATGATCCTTCAGTTACTCGTTGGATTTATTGCAGGCGGTATCGTCACCAGCATCGGCATGCTTGTGTTCCTGCTGCACCTGCCGTTCAGCAACCTCGTGGGAATACCCCTCATGTACTCCCCTTACCTTTCCATTATCATTAATATTGCATTGATCGGTCAGCATTACTTCCAGGCCTGGAAAAACAATGCTGTAAAGGAAGAAAGGATCAAACGGGAAAATTTGCAAATGCAGTTGCAGCATCTTAAAAACCAGATCGATCCCCACTTCCTGTTCAATGCCTTCACATCGCTGGACAGCCTCACGCAAACCAATCCGACGCTGGCTTCCGAATTCATCCGACACCTGTCGAAAATATACCGGCATGCGCTGGAAAATAAAGACAATGGCGTAACTCCGCTGTCGGTTGAGCTGGATATGCTGCGGCACTATACCGCACTCCAGAAAATCCGGTTCGGTGACGCCCTGGCGATCGATATCGATATCAACCCTTCACAGGAAGACAAGGGCGTAGCCGCGCTATCACTCCAGATGCTGATCGACAATGCCATCAAGCACAACGAAATCCATCCCGAACACCCCTTGTACATTCGTGTTTACGAGGAAGACGGATATATCGTGGTGTCGAATAACAAGCAAATCCGCCGGCAGCTTGCCCCTTCGAACAAACAAGGTTTGCTGCAGCTGAAGCAGATGTATAAATTGTTGGGGGAGAAGGAAGTGATTGTGAAAGATGGAGACACCCAATTCACTGTATCCATGCCCATGCTCTAA
- a CDS encoding AAA domain-containing protein: MTIISFRQFLQTAFQHGPYTTDDVIAAVLPLFSDVQALHDDGKVAPFDQEAVILATARTLRLHAEAAHPPLEAPEKVEALFNGHNPHFEVIDKVRLPEGQAAETLRVHTDTGKPLRHAAYIPGYRSYEMLLGHHDEQTDIFVLGLVLASLAHGLDLHDPETLPALVAQRERPLLHRPLHPALGTLITEMTELDRSHRTRDLREAIHRLENYRDFDPEKQTDLAQVAGWVTHDRSEKQQIILHKLRNRLFDTSRRNRLLFYKPNARFANLTFGSVPMVLHHQSIRPELLFTWNSDIAAKVVSMGDLPLNKYLRFEDHPYLPAVLNKIRLEAQRDVQEFGFSQLKLVAAFLKWHNLAEDPQESIHSPLLLLPVELKKKKQTGGDQYVLSVTDNNAEVNPVLANRLRELFGIELPDSVDLEEMSPEMFCEHIRRQVEGANRGIVLQYLRKPRIRLIYKEARETAEQYRRKTAGAEVPKPKDAPAETDEVTEKELFEWAEAEANPYRWEFDICQMVLGNFNYKKMSLVRDYNAAIEQRQGHGVFDHLFSDHPRPLDEEMELPALPEEWFHVIQADPTQTRAILQARKGESYVIQGPPGTGKSQTITNLIADFVARGKKVLFVCEKRAALDVVYHRLQQQGLADLSSYIHDSQADKRAFIKDLKLSYEAALKPDTDLHTITLRRDALLHNLRRQLLLLQEFHDTHAGETDSAGVPVRTLIERLLSLKPLIPAADAETEELVPGYLQWLQFGNVVEQLGQALEETGAEPVFAAHPLSRVHESVFISAQPIHTLKQLTGDALALVEQLESAREHAARLNELKSLVLQATLLLPLASAGLLRLVDPSHPDAVTFERRFAEVKALQQAAVEAAAQNTGWRQKLSPEDVLAGLEIARRHEGSFWRFLSGKWRRLNRTLREQFDFSSRAVAPSAASLLEQLQQEYDAAATASRARKALESDYRIAQLEMTWLAVERLRTKLHEPSLQYLLHHPQAPETVRTLAALQEPLLKLESILSQTLADPAPQPFGELADLLEGIRLNAPALEALLPVLGNYTSLPGGFKYALRRLPWTPGELEAGMAGKSLRQLYRSNKAFAQTGAHNLEQAVATVKHCYGELLQLNAAYIRANIRRQFLDNVQRSQKADETYMEGRRILENEFSKSMRYKSIRELCSRASGRVLLDLKPVWLMSPLSVSDAFPLDQPFFDAVIFDEASQITLEEGVPALYRAPQTIIVGDEKQMPPTDFFSARTGDPDDLGADPAEDELLSADADSLLTQGARKMNSFMLGWHYRSHFETLISYSNHAFYDAELLTIPDRSEHGVPRPHISVAQPSDALFNIKALFDRSISYHHLPQGVYAKRGNTAEATYIAHLVRELLLKRTKDSIGIVAFSQEQQGAIHAALDALAEQDTTFDDLLEEAQARTENGQFTGLFVKNLENVQGDERDIIIMSVCYAPDARGKMSMHFGPINKKGGEKRLNVIFSRARRHMAIVSSIKHGQITNLYNPGANFLSKFLQYAEQVSSGNMKQARIVLDMLTSARPQGRFRSGDTVVLQEIREALEKEGLEVTEQVGQSGFRCSLAVKSKPQDAHFALGIQVDDEAWYLHDNVLEQYYQRPAVMETFGWRTMTVYAKDWLAAPEKVLEDILKRLGKQPAANGAADIKENGVPEGATRLLTGEGKQEKFWEIKASGAKLLIRYGKTGTQGQIEVKTCMNDADAAKELEKAVAEKKLLDGGPLHDGNHNHAVGI; the protein is encoded by the coding sequence TTGACGATAATCTCATTCCGGCAGTTCCTGCAAACTGCTTTCCAGCATGGACCATACACCACCGACGACGTTATAGCGGCCGTTCTCCCGTTATTCTCCGACGTGCAGGCGTTGCACGACGATGGAAAAGTGGCGCCATTTGACCAGGAGGCCGTTATCCTGGCCACCGCCCGCACCCTCCGCCTCCACGCCGAAGCGGCCCACCCGCCTCTCGAAGCCCCCGAAAAAGTGGAAGCCCTCTTCAACGGGCATAACCCCCACTTCGAGGTGATCGACAAAGTGCGGCTCCCCGAAGGCCAGGCCGCCGAAACGCTCCGCGTACACACCGATACCGGCAAGCCCCTGCGCCATGCCGCCTATATCCCCGGTTACCGCAGCTACGAAATGCTGCTGGGGCATCACGACGAACAGACTGACATTTTCGTGCTGGGGCTCGTCCTGGCCAGCCTGGCCCACGGCCTTGATCTGCATGATCCGGAAACATTGCCGGCCTTGGTTGCCCAACGCGAGCGCCCCCTCCTGCACCGGCCCCTCCACCCCGCCCTCGGCACCCTCATCACCGAAATGACCGAGCTGGACCGCAGCCATCGCACCCGCGACCTCCGTGAAGCCATCCACCGGCTGGAAAATTACCGCGACTTCGATCCCGAAAAGCAAACCGACCTGGCACAGGTAGCGGGTTGGGTAACGCACGACCGCAGCGAGAAGCAGCAGATCATCCTTCACAAACTGCGCAACCGCCTTTTCGATACCAGCCGCCGCAACCGGCTGCTGTTTTATAAGCCCAACGCACGATTTGCCAACCTCACCTTCGGCAGCGTGCCCATGGTGCTGCACCACCAAAGTATCCGGCCAGAATTGCTATTCACCTGGAACAGCGATATCGCCGCTAAAGTGGTGTCCATGGGCGATTTGCCCCTTAACAAATACCTCCGCTTCGAAGACCATCCCTACCTGCCTGCCGTGCTGAACAAAATCCGGCTCGAAGCCCAGCGCGACGTGCAGGAGTTCGGTTTCTCGCAACTGAAGCTGGTGGCGGCATTCCTGAAATGGCACAACCTGGCGGAGGATCCGCAGGAAAGCATCCACAGTCCGCTCCTGCTGCTGCCCGTGGAGCTGAAAAAGAAGAAACAAACGGGGGGCGACCAATACGTGCTTTCCGTGACGGATAATAACGCGGAAGTCAACCCGGTGCTGGCCAACCGCCTCCGTGAGCTGTTCGGGATCGAATTGCCGGACAGCGTGGACCTGGAGGAGATGTCGCCCGAAATGTTCTGCGAGCACATCCGCCGGCAGGTAGAGGGCGCCAACCGCGGCATTGTCCTGCAATATCTCCGCAAACCCCGCATCCGCCTCATTTACAAGGAAGCCCGCGAAACGGCGGAGCAATACCGCAGGAAAACGGCCGGGGCGGAGGTACCGAAGCCCAAAGATGCGCCCGCCGAAACCGATGAGGTAACGGAAAAAGAGTTGTTCGAATGGGCCGAAGCCGAAGCGAACCCATACCGCTGGGAGTTCGATATCTGCCAGATGGTGTTGGGGAATTTCAATTATAAAAAGATGAGCCTGGTGCGTGATTACAACGCGGCCATCGAGCAGCGGCAGGGGCACGGCGTGTTCGACCACCTGTTCAGCGACCATCCCCGGCCATTGGACGAGGAGATGGAACTGCCCGCCCTGCCGGAAGAATGGTTCCATGTCATACAAGCCGATCCCACGCAAACGCGCGCGATCCTGCAGGCGCGGAAGGGAGAAAGCTACGTCATCCAGGGGCCTCCGGGCACGGGGAAAAGCCAGACCATCACGAACCTGATCGCTGATTTTGTAGCGCGGGGGAAGAAAGTGCTGTTCGTTTGCGAGAAGCGCGCCGCGCTCGACGTGGTGTACCATCGCCTGCAGCAACAGGGGCTGGCGGATCTGTCTTCGTATATTCATGACAGTCAGGCCGACAAGCGCGCTTTCATCAAGGATCTCAAACTGAGTTATGAAGCCGCGCTCAAGCCGGACACTGATTTGCATACGATCACCCTCCGCCGCGACGCGCTGTTGCACAACCTGCGGCGGCAGTTACTGCTCCTGCAGGAATTCCACGACACGCACGCCGGCGAAACCGATTCAGCGGGCGTTCCGGTTCGCACGCTCATCGAAAGGCTGTTGTCACTCAAACCGTTGATCCCTGCTGCGGATGCGGAAACGGAAGAACTGGTGCCCGGATACCTGCAATGGCTGCAGTTCGGAAACGTGGTAGAGCAATTGGGACAGGCGCTGGAGGAAACGGGCGCCGAACCGGTGTTTGCCGCCCATCCCCTGAGCCGGGTGCATGAAAGCGTGTTCATTTCCGCGCAACCTATTCATACGCTGAAACAATTAACAGGCGACGCCCTCGCGCTCGTGGAACAACTCGAAAGCGCGCGGGAACACGCTGCCCGGTTGAACGAACTGAAGTCGCTCGTTTTGCAGGCAACCTTGCTGCTGCCATTGGCCAGTGCGGGGCTCCTCCGCCTGGTGGACCCTTCTCACCCCGATGCCGTTACCTTCGAGCGCCGTTTCGCGGAAGTGAAAGCCCTGCAGCAGGCGGCCGTTGAAGCCGCTGCGCAGAACACGGGATGGCGTCAGAAATTATCCCCTGAAGATGTTCTGGCGGGGTTGGAAATTGCGCGCCGGCACGAAGGTTCCTTCTGGCGGTTTTTATCCGGGAAATGGCGCCGGCTGAACAGGACGCTGCGGGAACAATTCGATTTTTCGTCGCGCGCCGTAGCACCTTCCGCTGCGTCGCTGCTGGAGCAGCTGCAACAGGAATACGATGCCGCGGCAACAGCATCCCGTGCCCGGAAGGCGCTCGAATCGGACTATCGCATCGCCCAGCTGGAGATGACCTGGCTGGCGGTGGAAAGATTGCGGACGAAACTGCACGAGCCATCCCTCCAATACCTCCTGCATCACCCGCAGGCGCCCGAAACCGTGCGTACCCTGGCCGCGTTGCAGGAACCTTTGCTCAAACTGGAATCAATCCTCTCCCAAACCCTCGCCGATCCTGCCCCACAGCCTTTCGGTGAGCTGGCCGACCTGCTCGAGGGCATCCGTCTCAACGCGCCCGCCCTCGAAGCATTGCTGCCCGTTTTAGGTAATTACACCAGCCTGCCGGGAGGGTTCAAATACGCGCTCCGCCGCCTTCCCTGGACGCCCGGAGAGCTGGAAGCCGGTATGGCCGGTAAATCGCTCCGGCAATTGTACCGTTCCAATAAAGCCTTCGCGCAAACGGGCGCCCACAACCTGGAACAGGCCGTAGCCACGGTGAAGCATTGCTATGGTGAATTGTTACAGCTCAACGCCGCCTATATCCGCGCCAACATCCGCCGCCAGTTCCTCGACAACGTGCAGCGCAGCCAGAAGGCCGATGAGACCTATATGGAAGGGCGCCGCATCCTCGAAAACGAGTTCTCCAAAAGCATGCGGTATAAAAGCATCCGCGAGCTTTGCTCCCGCGCCAGCGGCAGGGTGCTGCTGGATCTCAAGCCCGTATGGCTCATGAGCCCGCTCAGCGTCAGCGACGCCTTCCCGCTCGACCAGCCCTTCTTCGACGCCGTGATTTTCGACGAAGCCTCGCAGATCACGCTGGAAGAAGGGGTGCCGGCGCTGTATCGCGCACCGCAAACCATCATCGTGGGCGACGAAAAACAAATGCCGCCCACGGATTTCTTTTCCGCCCGTACCGGTGACCCCGACGATCTCGGCGCAGATCCCGCAGAGGATGAGTTGCTCAGCGCGGATGCAGACAGCCTCCTGACCCAGGGCGCCCGCAAAATGAACAGCTTCATGCTCGGGTGGCACTACCGCAGTCATTTCGAAACCCTGATCAGTTACAGCAACCACGCGTTCTACGACGCGGAACTGCTCACGATCCCCGATCGCAGCGAGCACGGCGTGCCGCGGCCGCATATCAGCGTGGCGCAGCCGTCGGACGCGTTGTTTAACATCAAAGCCCTTTTCGACCGCAGCATCAGTTACCACCATCTTCCGCAGGGCGTGTACGCCAAACGCGGCAACACGGCGGAGGCCACTTACATCGCGCACCTGGTGCGGGAGTTATTGCTGAAGCGGACCAAAGACAGTATTGGCATCGTGGCGTTCAGCCAGGAACAGCAGGGCGCCATTCATGCGGCGCTGGATGCGCTGGCGGAACAGGATACCACGTTCGATGATCTCCTGGAAGAAGCGCAGGCCCGCACCGAAAACGGACAATTTACCGGCTTGTTCGTCAAGAATTTGGAAAACGTGCAGGGCGATGAGCGCGATATCATCATCATGAGCGTTTGCTATGCGCCGGATGCCCGTGGCAAGATGTCGATGCACTTCGGGCCTATCAATAAAAAGGGCGGCGAAAAACGCCTGAACGTGATCTTCAGCCGCGCCAGGCGGCACATGGCGATCGTCAGCTCCATCAAACACGGTCAGATTACGAATCTTTACAACCCCGGCGCCAATTTCCTGTCGAAATTTCTACAATACGCGGAACAGGTGAGTAGCGGCAACATGAAACAGGCGCGTATCGTGCTCGACATGCTGACTTCCGCCCGCCCGCAGGGCCGTTTCCGCAGCGGCGACACCGTGGTGCTGCAGGAAATCCGCGAAGCTTTGGAGAAAGAAGGGCTAGAAGTGACCGAACAGGTGGGCCAGAGCGGGTTCCGTTGCTCACTGGCTGTGAAATCGAAGCCGCAGGACGCGCACTTTGCGCTGGGCATCCAGGTGGATGATGAAGCGTGGTACCTGCACGATAACGTGCTCGAACAATATTATCAGCGTCCCGCGGTGATGGAAACATTCGGCTGGCGGACAATGACCGTTTACGCGAAGGACTGGCTGGCAGCGCCGGAAAAGGTGCTGGAAGACATTCTCAAGCGCCTCGGGAAGCAACCCGCCGCCAATGGCGCAGCCGACATAAAGGAAAACGGCGTGCCTGAAGGCGCCACCCGCCTGCTTACGGGCGAGGGCAAACAGGAGAAATTCTGGGAAATCAAAGCTTCCGGCGCGAAACTGCTCATCCGCTATGGCAAAACCGGGACGCAAGGCCAGATCGAAGTGAAAACCTGCATGAACGACGCGGATGCGGCAAAAGAGCTGGAAAAGGCGGTGGCGGAGAAAAAGCTGCTGGATGGCGGGCCACTCCATGATGGGAACCATAACCATGCGGTAGGGATATAG
- a CDS encoding exonuclease domain-containing protein, producing MYAIVDIETTGGHASAGKITEVAIFLHDGMQITGKYETLVNPGIPIPRYIQALTGITDEMVADAPLFEDIAENVFNLLHGQIFIAHNVNFDYSFLRHELDYCGYKLQSKKLCTVRLSRKVFPGFPSYSLGNLCRQLNIGIVNRHRASGDASATVRLFELMLAADKQGAISQALNARSKDKWLPLHLPQEYVDDLPSTPGVYYFHNEKGKVVYVGKARNIRKRVTSHFTGNSAGRQRQEFLRNIHSITFEKTGTELMAFILESIEIRRLWPQYNNAQKRVESKFGFYTFEDQQGYLRLAIEKRRKYTTPVFAFNLLAEGHNLLRQLIREFKLCPKLCFLQTSPDPCAGMAEKTCKGACEKKEKPAKYNQRVLEAIGHLQSAQPSFLILDAGRQATEQSCILMEKGKFYGMGYVPRDVAVSDTAMLKDLLTQYPENEFILNLLRTYANNNAGRLVQVPA from the coding sequence ATGTACGCGATAGTAGACATCGAAACCACCGGCGGGCACGCCAGCGCGGGGAAGATCACCGAGGTAGCCATTTTCCTGCACGACGGCATGCAGATCACCGGGAAATACGAAACACTGGTGAACCCTGGCATCCCCATCCCCAGGTATATCCAGGCGCTGACGGGCATCACCGACGAAATGGTGGCCGACGCTCCCCTGTTTGAAGACATCGCCGAAAACGTCTTCAACCTCCTCCACGGCCAGATCTTTATCGCGCACAACGTTAATTTCGACTATTCCTTCCTCCGCCACGAGCTCGACTACTGCGGCTATAAGCTCCAGTCGAAGAAACTGTGCACCGTGCGCCTGAGCCGCAAAGTTTTCCCCGGCTTCCCATCCTATAGCCTGGGCAACCTCTGCCGTCAACTGAATATAGGCATTGTGAACCGCCACCGCGCTTCCGGAGACGCCAGCGCCACCGTCCGCCTCTTTGAACTGATGCTCGCGGCTGATAAACAGGGCGCCATTTCCCAGGCGCTCAATGCCCGGTCCAAAGACAAATGGCTGCCGCTGCACCTGCCGCAGGAATATGTCGACGACCTGCCGTCGACTCCCGGGGTGTATTATTTCCATAACGAAAAAGGGAAAGTGGTATACGTAGGCAAAGCCCGGAACATCCGCAAACGCGTGACGAGCCATTTCACGGGCAACAGCGCCGGCCGCCAGCGGCAGGAATTCCTCCGCAACATCCATAGCATAACATTCGAGAAAACCGGCACGGAACTGATGGCATTCATCCTTGAATCCATCGAGATCCGCCGCCTGTGGCCGCAATACAACAATGCGCAAAAGCGCGTGGAATCCAAATTCGGTTTTTATACGTTCGAAGACCAGCAGGGATACTTGCGCCTGGCCATCGAAAAGCGAAGAAAATACACCACGCCGGTGTTCGCCTTCAACCTCCTGGCCGAAGGCCATAACCTATTGCGCCAGCTGATCCGGGAATTCAAGCTGTGCCCGAAGCTCTGCTTCCTGCAAACGAGCCCCGATCCCTGTGCCGGCATGGCCGAAAAAACCTGCAAAGGCGCCTGCGAGAAAAAGGAAAAACCGGCGAAATACAACCAACGCGTCCTGGAAGCGATCGGGCATCTTCAATCCGCCCAACCTTCCTTCCTCATCCTCGACGCCGGGCGGCAAGCCACCGAGCAAAGCTGCATCCTCATGGAAAAAGGGAAATTCTACGGCATGGGATACGTTCCCCGCGATGTAGCCGTGTCCGATACCGCCATGCTAAAAGACCTGCTGACGCAATATCCGGAAAACGAGTTCATCCTCAACCTTTTACGCACTTATGCCAACAATAATGCAGGCAGATTGGTACAGGTGCCCGCCTAA
- a CDS encoding outer membrane beta-barrel protein, protein MKKILSAFLLVSGLFGSAAAQDQQNYVQAGIGFGNTLDYASGAKGMPTLNFTYERMLPFKVGPGTFGAGITASYRSVKWESTFLDYEDVETLGKWKYSNMVIALRGAYHLSSEIIKVENLDLYGALQLGARLSKTKYTGTADYGEGRTNIKDNDVHVGFIAGARYFFTPGFGVYSELGYDVTWIKLGVVGRF, encoded by the coding sequence ATGAAGAAAATTTTATCAGCATTCCTCCTCGTGAGCGGCCTTTTCGGCTCCGCTGCGGCACAGGATCAGCAGAACTATGTGCAGGCCGGCATCGGATTCGGCAACACCCTCGATTATGCTTCGGGCGCCAAGGGCATGCCCACCCTGAATTTCACCTACGAGCGCATGTTGCCGTTCAAAGTTGGTCCGGGTACCTTCGGGGCCGGGATCACCGCTTCGTACCGCAGTGTGAAATGGGAAAGCACGTTTCTGGATTATGAAGACGTGGAAACCCTGGGCAAATGGAAGTACAGCAACATGGTGATCGCCCTGCGCGGCGCCTATCACCTCAGTTCCGAGATCATCAAAGTCGAAAATCTCGACCTGTACGGCGCCCTCCAGCTCGGCGCGCGCCTTTCCAAAACGAAGTACACCGGCACGGCGGACTACGGCGAAGGCCGAACTAATATCAAAGACAATGACGTGCATGTAGGCTTCATCGCCGGCGCCCGTTATTTCTTCACCCCCGGCTTCGGCGTATATTCCGAACTGGGATACGATGTAACCTGGATCAAACTCGGCGTCGTAGGCCGTTTTTAA
- a CDS encoding mechanosensitive ion channel domain-containing protein translates to MEWTYLIYEKLNRWGQATIKMLPNLALAIVIFLVFYFLARLVKKFVYKLSCRISDKKAISNLFAGVAYFIVFAIGLFSALEVLKLDKAVSSLLAGAGILGLALGFAFQDLTSNFISGIYITFRKPFDTGHVIETNGFTGTVENIQFRSTTMRTSDGQHLIIPNKDIFQKPIINHSLTTERKIELRLLIPFNKDPAPVLDDIVKTAMGVVNQLKTGTVRKAPEVWFENIEGTNLKLLVTLWISNRTDVSFNKSRHQLILRLLDALRQKQLLP, encoded by the coding sequence ATGGAATGGACTTACCTTATCTACGAAAAACTCAACCGCTGGGGACAGGCAACCATCAAAATGCTCCCCAATCTCGCATTAGCGATTGTTATTTTCCTGGTTTTTTACTTCCTGGCGCGGCTGGTGAAAAAGTTCGTGTACAAGCTTTCCTGCCGCATTTCCGATAAAAAGGCCATCAGCAACCTGTTCGCCGGTGTGGCCTATTTCATCGTCTTCGCCATCGGATTATTTTCCGCGCTGGAAGTATTGAAGCTGGATAAAGCCGTATCCTCGCTCCTGGCGGGCGCCGGCATCCTGGGGCTGGCCCTGGGTTTCGCTTTCCAGGATCTAACGTCCAACTTTATTTCCGGCATTTATATCACATTCCGCAAACCTTTCGACACCGGGCACGTCATCGAAACCAATGGTTTCACCGGCACCGTGGAGAACATCCAGTTCCGCTCCACCACCATGCGTACCTCCGACGGGCAACATCTCATTATCCCCAATAAAGACATCTTCCAGAAACCCATCATCAACCATTCCCTCACAACAGAAAGAAAAATAGAACTGCGCCTGCTCATTCCTTTCAACAAGGACCCCGCGCCCGTGCTCGATGATATCGTGAAAACAGCCATGGGCGTAGTCAATCAGTTAAAAACCGGTACCGTTCGGAAAGCGCCGGAAGTCTGGTTTGAAAACATCGAAGGCACCAATCTTAAATTGCTGGTAACGCTCTGGATCTCCAACCGGACCGATGTATCCTTCAACAAATCCCGCCACCAGCTGATTCTACGGCTGCTGGACGCGCTCCGGCAAAAACAACTATTACCCTGA